The Fontisubflavum oceani genomic interval TCAATGAACATACCACCAAAGGCAATACGGGTGCCCTCAGCAGTGACGCCAATATAGAAGGCCATCACCACGAAAAGCGCGGTCGTGGCATAGGTCAGCGTCGAGGCCATACCGTCTTTCGAGGTGTAGACCGCCCCGATCAACCCCACCATGGCGTAGATGGCGAGAACGATCTCAGGGATCAGGATGGACAGATCCGTGCCGATCATGGCGTTACCTCAATGGCTCGCGATCAACGTGTCGGGCACATGGTGCTCCAACGCGAGATCGTATTGGGTCAAAAGCGCCTCGACCGAGGGGCCGATCACATCGGTCACCAGGCTCGGATAGACGCCCAAAAGCAGGGTCATGACGATGAGCGGCGCAAAAATCGCCCGCTCGCGGCCCGTCATGTCGGTGATGGATTTCAGGCTTTCCTTGATCAGATCGCCAAAGACAACCCGGCGGTAGAGCCACAGCGCATAACCCGCCGAGAGGATCACACCGGTTGCAGCCAGCACACCGATCCAGGTGTTGACCTGGAACACGCCGATAAGCGTCAGGAACTCCCCGACAAAGCCGGAGGTGCCCGGCAGGCCGACATTGGCCATCGTGAAGAGCATGAACACCGCCGCATAAGCAGGCATCCGCGTCACCAGCCCGCCATAAGCGTCGATATCGCGCGTGTGCATCCGGTCATAGATCACACCGACGCAAAGGAAGAGCGCGCCCGAGATGAAGCCGTGGCTGATCATCTGGAAGATCGCGCCATCCACACCCTGTTGGTTGGCGGCGAAAATGCCCATGGTCACAAAACCCATATGGGCAACCGAGGAATAGGCGATCAGCTTCTTCATATCCTCCTGCACCATCGCGACCAGCGAGGTGTAGATAATCGCAATTACGCTGAGCCACATAACCAGCGGCGCCATGATATCGGAGGCGACTGGGAACATCGGGATCGAGAAACGCAGGAAGCCATAGCCGCCCATTTTCAACAGGATCGCGGCCAGAACGACCGAGCCCGCCGTGGGCGCTTGCACGTGGGCATCGGGCAGCCAGGTATGGACCGGCCACATCGGCATCTTCACCGCAAAACTGGCGAAGAACGCGATCCACATAAGCATCTGCATGCCGCCCGCGATCTGCCATCCCAGGAGCGTGATCGGCCCGGCGCTGAATTGATGCTGCAGCAGGCTCGGAATGTCGGTCGTGCCTGCATCCACATACATGCCCACCATCGCGACCAGCATGAGGACCGAGCCGAGGAAGGTGTAGAGGAAGAACTTGAAGCTGGCATAGATGCGGTTCTTGCCGCCCCAGATACCGATGATCAGGAACATCGGTATGAGGCCTGCCTCGAAGAACAGGTAGAACAGGACCAGATCAAGCGCGA includes:
- a CDS encoding NADH-quinone oxidoreductase subunit M, with product MDQLLSIVTFLPLVAALIMALLLRGNDAAAQLNAKRLALAATTATFVISLFVLLEFDPQNTGFQMVEEYDWLLGLTYKVGVDGISVLFVLLTTFLMPLVIAACWDVTHRVKEYMIALLILETLMIGVFVALDLVLFYLFFEAGLIPMFLIIGIWGGKNRIYASFKFFLYTFLGSVLMLVAMVGMYVDAGTTDIPSLLQHQFSAGPITLLGWQIAGGMQMLMWIAFFASFAVKMPMWPVHTWLPDAHVQAPTAGSVVLAAILLKMGGYGFLRFSIPMFPVASDIMAPLVMWLSVIAIIYTSLVAMVQEDMKKLIAYSSVAHMGFVTMGIFAANQQGVDGAIFQMISHGFISGALFLCVGVIYDRMHTRDIDAYGGLVTRMPAYAAVFMLFTMANVGLPGTSGFVGEFLTLIGVFQVNTWIGVLAATGVILSAGYALWLYRRVVFGDLIKESLKSITDMTGRERAIFAPLIVMTLLLGVYPSLVTDVIGPSVEALLTQYDLALEHHVPDTLIASH